A single window of Archangium gephyra DNA harbors:
- a CDS encoding response regulator transcription factor, producing MSDKPTRILVVEDDLAILTGLSMNLNFEGYEVLQAQDGRQGLARALDESPDLLVLDVMLPELNGFEVLKELRQRGRDIPVVVLSAKGAEMDKILGLNLGADDYVVKPFGLQELLARIKAVLRRRYPVQGQPPTVGFGDVQVDLSAKTVTRGGQPVEFTAQEFKLMAHFLAHPGRTFSREELLSAAWGYGYEGSARTVDNFMRQLRLKLEPDPEEPRHFLTVRGLGYRFER from the coding sequence ATGAGCGACAAGCCAACACGCATCCTGGTGGTGGAGGACGACCTGGCCATCCTCACCGGCCTGTCCATGAACCTCAACTTCGAGGGCTATGAGGTCCTCCAGGCCCAGGACGGCCGCCAGGGCCTGGCCCGCGCGCTCGACGAGTCGCCGGATCTGCTGGTGCTCGACGTCATGCTGCCCGAGCTCAACGGCTTCGAGGTCCTCAAGGAGCTGCGCCAGCGCGGCCGCGACATCCCCGTGGTGGTGCTCAGCGCCAAGGGCGCGGAGATGGACAAGATCCTCGGCCTCAACCTGGGCGCGGACGACTACGTGGTGAAGCCCTTCGGGCTGCAGGAGCTGCTCGCGCGCATCAAGGCGGTGCTGCGCCGGCGCTACCCCGTCCAGGGACAGCCCCCCACCGTGGGCTTCGGCGACGTGCAGGTGGACCTGAGCGCCAAGACGGTCACCCGCGGCGGACAGCCCGTGGAGTTCACCGCCCAGGAGTTCAAGTTGATGGCCCACTTTCTCGCGCACCCGGGGCGCACCTTCAGCCGCGAGGAGCTGCTCAGCGCCGCCTGGGGCTACGGCTACGAGGGCAGCGCCCGCACTGTGGACAACTTCATGCGCCAGCTCCGGCTCAAGCTGGAGCCGGACCCCGAGGAGCCCCGGCACTTCCTCACCGTGCGCGGACTCGGCTACCGCTTCGAGCGCTGA
- a CDS encoding sensor histidine kinase, which translates to MPSPQPSVILSFRRTFALLIVLVVLPSAGLSGFGVVAIINERAAVEKRLEAAWQGTLETLTADLPAALKTSRFELLDGQPRVVASGGRLLSTPVSFRVEGKQVSSTDPELAAALQATQFSAGDFPSGTSHFSLMVGGRATLIAAERLGDVVYGVRLSQEALETLLTARAEVQVTSSEPVRFVLLARQEATGEGLMGKLALEVAQARANALGPQVLAEQVLPPPLQDFRLAVVPTGEDPVARASTRNRVVYVVLLGLFYVTLTFGVVYTGRVLYREARLSRMKTDFVSLVSHELRTPITSIRMFVETLALGRVKDPAQTQQVLQLLTQETERLSTLVERVLDWARIESGRKVYHPEVLPVAAVVDAAVTAFRAQRLESELRLAVDLPENLPSVQVDKEAIAGAVLNLLQNAHKYSKDDKRITLTVRASRKWVDITVEDHGVGIAPRDRRRIFERFYRVDNLLTRKTEGSGLGLAIAKHIVEAHGGRITLKSQLGKGSRFTIQLPVGKA; encoded by the coding sequence GTGCCCAGCCCTCAACCCTCCGTCATCCTCAGCTTCCGGCGCACCTTCGCGCTGCTCATCGTCCTGGTGGTGCTGCCCTCGGCCGGGCTCTCCGGCTTCGGCGTGGTGGCCATCATCAACGAGCGCGCCGCCGTGGAGAAACGGCTGGAGGCCGCCTGGCAGGGCACGCTCGAGACCCTCACCGCGGACCTGCCCGCGGCACTGAAAACCTCGCGCTTCGAGCTCCTGGACGGCCAGCCCCGCGTGGTGGCCTCCGGTGGGCGGCTCCTCTCCACCCCCGTCTCCTTTCGCGTGGAGGGCAAGCAGGTGAGCTCCACCGACCCGGAGCTCGCCGCCGCCCTGCAGGCCACCCAGTTCTCCGCCGGGGACTTCCCCTCCGGCACCTCGCACTTCTCCCTCATGGTGGGCGGCCGCGCCACGCTCATCGCCGCCGAGCGTCTGGGGGACGTGGTGTACGGCGTCCGCCTCTCCCAGGAGGCCCTGGAGACCCTGCTCACCGCGCGCGCCGAGGTCCAGGTGACGTCCAGCGAGCCCGTGCGCTTCGTCCTCCTCGCCCGCCAGGAGGCCACCGGCGAGGGCCTCATGGGCAAGCTCGCGCTGGAGGTGGCCCAGGCCCGCGCCAACGCGCTCGGGCCCCAGGTGCTCGCCGAGCAGGTGCTGCCCCCTCCCCTCCAGGACTTCCGGCTCGCCGTGGTGCCCACCGGCGAGGACCCCGTCGCCCGCGCCTCCACCCGCAACCGCGTGGTGTACGTGGTGCTGCTCGGCCTCTTCTACGTCACCCTCACCTTCGGCGTCGTCTACACCGGCCGCGTCCTGTACCGCGAGGCCCGCCTCTCGCGCATGAAGACGGACTTCGTCTCCCTCGTCAGCCACGAGCTGCGCACCCCCATCACCTCCATCCGCATGTTCGTCGAGACGCTCGCCCTGGGCCGCGTGAAGGACCCCGCGCAGACCCAGCAGGTGCTGCAGCTGCTCACCCAGGAGACGGAGCGGCTGAGCACCCTCGTCGAGCGCGTGCTGGACTGGGCCCGCATCGAGAGCGGCCGCAAGGTGTACCACCCGGAAGTCCTGCCGGTGGCCGCCGTCGTGGACGCCGCCGTGACGGCCTTCCGCGCCCAGCGCCTGGAGAGCGAGCTGCGGCTCGCCGTGGACCTGCCCGAGAATCTGCCCTCGGTCCAGGTGGACAAGGAGGCCATCGCCGGTGCCGTGCTCAACCTGCTGCAGAATGCCCACAAGTACAGCAAGGACGACAAGCGCATCACCCTCACCGTCCGCGCCTCCCGCAAATGGGTGGACATCACCGTGGAGGACCACGGCGTGGGCATCGCGCCCAGAGACCGGCGGCGCATCTTCGAGCGCTTCTATCGAGTGGACAATCTGCTCACCCGCAAGACGGAGGGCAGCGGGTTGGGACTGGCCATCGCCAAGCACATCGTGGAGGCTCACGGCGGGCGCATCACCCTGAAGAGCCAGCTGGGAAAGGGCAGCCGCTTCACCATCCAGCTCCCCGTGGGGAAGGCATGA
- a CDS encoding NAD(P)H-dependent glycerol-3-phosphate dehydrogenase gives MRASVIGSGSFGTALANVLAVNCEQVGLWGRDAALADAINTRHENSGYLPGIPISPRVQATTSLKAALEGAELVVLATPSHATRDVVSQALSYLPKHAPLVTVAKGIENETLLTMTELLEDCLPEEHHPYIAVLSGPSFAKELAQRMPTVVTIASHWDKVAVRCQKALQTETFRSYTSNDVVGVQYGGALKNVIAIAAGIADGLGMGHNARAAIITRGLAEITRLAVRKGGNPLTLSGLSGMGDLVLTCTGELSRNRHVGMELGRGRVLEEILGDMKQVAEGVKTAKSARDLSRKVGVELPICDQVYAIAYEGKSARAAVVELMTRQPKSELV, from the coding sequence ATGCGCGCCAGTGTCATCGGCTCCGGCTCCTTCGGTACCGCCCTCGCCAACGTGCTCGCCGTGAATTGTGAGCAGGTGGGCCTGTGGGGCCGGGATGCCGCCCTCGCCGACGCCATCAACACCCGCCACGAGAACTCCGGTTACCTCCCCGGCATCCCCATCTCCCCGCGCGTCCAGGCCACCACGAGCCTCAAGGCGGCGCTGGAGGGCGCGGAGCTGGTGGTGCTGGCCACGCCCAGCCATGCCACGCGCGACGTCGTCTCCCAGGCGCTCTCGTACCTGCCCAAGCACGCGCCCCTCGTCACGGTGGCCAAGGGGATTGAGAACGAGACGCTCCTCACCATGACGGAGCTGCTCGAGGACTGCCTGCCCGAGGAGCACCACCCCTACATCGCCGTGCTCTCCGGCCCCAGCTTCGCCAAGGAGCTGGCCCAGCGCATGCCCACCGTCGTCACCATCGCCTCGCACTGGGACAAGGTGGCCGTGCGCTGCCAGAAGGCGCTGCAGACGGAGACGTTCCGCTCCTACACCTCCAATGACGTGGTGGGGGTGCAGTACGGCGGGGCGCTGAAGAACGTCATCGCCATCGCCGCCGGCATCGCGGATGGGCTGGGCATGGGCCACAATGCCCGCGCCGCCATCATCACCCGCGGCCTGGCGGAGATTACGCGCCTGGCGGTGCGCAAGGGCGGCAATCCCCTCACGCTCTCGGGGCTGTCCGGCATGGGGGACCTGGTGCTCACCTGCACCGGCGAGCTCAGCCGCAACCGGCACGTGGGCATGGAGCTGGGCCGCGGCCGCGTGCTCGAGGAGATCCTCGGCGACATGAAGCAGGTGGCCGAGGGCGTGAAGACGGCGAAGAGCGCGCGGGACTTGTCGCGCAAGGTGGGGGTGGAGCTGCCCATCTGCGATCAGGTGTACGCCATCGCCTACGAGGGCAAGAGTGCCCGCGCGGCGGTGGTGGAGCTGATGACGCGCCAGCCCAAGTCCGAGCTGGTGTGA
- the hflX gene encoding GTPase HflX: MKEIYGNTLGLKASEQSRLRNTYRRRVSPHEIVSPELARHLTELSRETNRQVGVLLNRKGEIEYVVVGNAHKLELPDIGRARAGQVRLRGLRLVHTHLKSEPLTKDDLTDLALLRLDMVAAVGVGDTGLPGVLHYAHLVPENGTGDFWSVTTLPDVHDSQPDVLDTLEALEEELNRKAAARTVSGRDKAILVAVCLNGNRAQAEASLAELKELARTAGVEVIDSVLQMRREADPRYLIGRGKLEDLNLRSMQAMADVLIFDKDLTPSQGRHISEATSLKVIDRSQLILDIFAQRAQSAEGKLQVELAQLKYRLPRLVQSDTSLSRLAGGIGGRGPGETKLEIDRRRARDRINHLEKRIDALSREREVRRAQRNRRELPVISIVGYTNAGKSTLLNAITGSEVLAENKLFATLDPTSRRLRFPQEREVIITDTVGFIRDLPKDLVAAFRATLEELYDADLLLHVVDASDPSRDEQVQAVENILDSLDLMQKPRLMVWNKADLLTPEEVGSLLRTSGGVAISAASREGLAALLAKADTTLFAEGASRNLGVVTRDASHTHGTIGFDEAPSEEPLEDAEEPTQNLGAA; this comes from the coding sequence TTGAAGGAAATCTACGGAAACACCCTCGGACTCAAGGCAAGCGAGCAGAGCCGGTTGCGCAACACCTACCGCCGTCGCGTCTCGCCCCATGAGATCGTCTCCCCCGAGCTCGCCCGTCACCTCACCGAGCTCTCCCGGGAAACCAACCGCCAGGTCGGCGTCCTGCTCAACCGCAAGGGAGAGATCGAGTACGTGGTGGTGGGCAATGCCCACAAGCTGGAGTTGCCGGACATCGGCCGTGCCCGCGCCGGACAGGTGCGTCTGCGTGGCTTGCGCCTGGTGCACACCCACCTCAAGAGCGAGCCGCTCACCAAGGACGACCTGACGGACCTCGCGCTGCTGCGCCTGGACATGGTCGCCGCCGTGGGCGTGGGCGACACCGGCCTGCCCGGCGTGCTGCACTACGCGCACCTCGTGCCCGAGAACGGCACCGGTGACTTCTGGAGCGTCACCACCCTGCCGGACGTCCACGACAGCCAGCCGGACGTGCTCGACACCCTGGAAGCCCTCGAGGAGGAGCTCAACCGCAAGGCCGCCGCGCGCACCGTGTCGGGCCGCGACAAGGCCATCCTCGTGGCCGTGTGCCTCAACGGCAACCGCGCCCAGGCCGAGGCCAGCCTCGCCGAGCTCAAGGAGCTCGCGCGCACCGCGGGCGTCGAGGTCATCGACAGCGTGCTGCAGATGCGCCGCGAGGCGGACCCTCGCTACCTCATCGGCCGCGGCAAGCTGGAGGATCTCAACCTGCGCTCCATGCAGGCCATGGCGGACGTCCTCATCTTCGACAAGGACCTCACCCCCTCCCAGGGCCGCCACATCAGCGAGGCCACCAGCCTCAAGGTCATCGACCGCAGCCAGCTCATCCTCGACATCTTCGCCCAGCGGGCGCAGAGCGCCGAGGGCAAGCTCCAGGTCGAGCTGGCCCAGCTCAAGTACCGCTTGCCCCGCCTGGTGCAGAGCGACACCTCGCTGAGCCGTCTGGCCGGTGGTATCGGCGGGCGTGGCCCCGGTGAGACGAAGCTGGAAATCGACCGCCGCCGCGCGCGCGATCGCATCAACCACCTGGAGAAGCGCATCGACGCCCTCTCCCGGGAGCGCGAGGTCCGCCGGGCCCAGCGCAACCGCCGCGAGTTGCCCGTCATCTCCATCGTGGGCTACACCAACGCGGGCAAGTCCACGCTCCTCAACGCCATCACCGGCTCCGAGGTGCTCGCGGAGAACAAGCTGTTCGCCACGTTGGACCCCACCAGCCGCCGGCTGCGCTTCCCCCAGGAGCGCGAGGTCATCATCACCGACACGGTGGGCTTCATCCGGGACCTGCCCAAGGACCTGGTGGCCGCCTTCCGCGCCACGCTCGAGGAGCTGTACGACGCGGACCTGCTGCTGCACGTGGTGGACGCGAGCGATCCCTCCCGCGACGAGCAGGTGCAGGCCGTCGAGAACATCCTCGACTCACTGGACCTGATGCAGAAGCCGCGCCTCATGGTGTGGAACAAGGCGGACCTGCTCACCCCGGAAGAGGTGGGCTCGCTGCTGCGCACCTCCGGCGGCGTGGCCATCAGCGCCGCGAGCCGCGAGGGCTTGGCCGCCCTGCTGGCCAAGGCGGACACCACCCTCTTCGCCGAGGGCGCCTCGCGCAACCTCGGGGTCGTCACCCGGGACGCGTCGCACACCCACGGGACCATCGGGTTCGACGAGGCCCCCTCGGAGGAGCCTCTCGAGGACGCCGAGGAGCCCACGCAGAACCTCGGGGCGGCGTAG
- the proB gene encoding glutamate 5-kinase, whose translation MTSSGRDAVRAARRVVVKIGTNALTNATGRFNRAHFEALGEDLLWAAQGRELVVVSSGAIALGVERLGLPARPKDIPGKQACAAVGQSRLMQAYEEAFGKADRRVAQVLLTHGDVQDRRRYLNVKHALERLIEAQVVPIINENDTVSVDELKFGDNDTLAALVAGVVEADVLVVLSDVEGLFTADPRKDPNARLLPQVDAVTPELLALAGGSGSLVGTGGMATKIRAAARVTELGVRCLITSGAVPGRLRSVLSGEPVGTLFETSGSRRSARMAWIAHALKPKGKLVVDSGAREAVVAGKRSLLPSGIRQVEGDFGRGDPVDLTDEHGRVFARGLSAYDDGELRRIAGLKSADIESVLGYRYLDEAVHRDDLAVL comes from the coding sequence GTGACCTCTTCCGGACGAGACGCGGTGCGCGCCGCTCGGCGCGTGGTGGTGAAGATCGGGACCAACGCCCTCACGAATGCCACGGGGCGCTTCAACCGGGCCCACTTCGAGGCGCTGGGCGAGGATCTGCTGTGGGCGGCCCAGGGCCGGGAGCTGGTGGTGGTGTCCAGCGGCGCCATCGCGCTGGGCGTGGAGCGGCTGGGGCTGCCCGCGCGTCCCAAGGACATTCCCGGCAAGCAGGCGTGCGCGGCGGTGGGCCAGAGCCGGCTGATGCAGGCGTACGAGGAGGCCTTCGGCAAGGCGGACCGGCGGGTCGCCCAGGTGCTCCTCACCCATGGCGACGTGCAGGACCGGCGGCGCTACCTCAACGTGAAGCACGCGCTGGAGCGCCTCATCGAGGCCCAGGTGGTGCCCATCATCAACGAGAACGACACCGTCTCCGTGGATGAGCTCAAGTTCGGTGACAACGACACCCTGGCCGCCCTGGTGGCGGGCGTGGTGGAGGCGGACGTGCTCGTCGTGCTCTCGGACGTGGAGGGCCTCTTCACCGCCGACCCGCGCAAGGACCCCAACGCCCGCCTGCTGCCCCAGGTGGACGCCGTCACTCCCGAGCTGCTCGCCCTGGCCGGAGGCTCCGGCTCCCTCGTGGGGACGGGGGGAATGGCCACCAAGATTCGCGCCGCCGCCCGCGTCACCGAGCTCGGCGTCCGCTGTCTCATCACCTCGGGGGCCGTGCCCGGCCGCCTGCGCTCCGTGCTGTCCGGCGAGCCCGTGGGCACCCTCTTCGAGACCTCCGGCTCCCGGCGCAGCGCGCGCATGGCGTGGATCGCCCACGCGCTCAAGCCCAAGGGCAAGCTGGTGGTGGACTCGGGGGCGCGCGAGGCCGTCGTCGCCGGCAAGCGCAGCCTGCTGCCCTCGGGCATCCGTCAGGTGGAGGGGGACTTCGGCCGGGGAGACCCCGTGGATCTCACCGACGAGCACGGGCGGGTGTTCGCCCGCGGCCTCAGCGCCTATGACGATGGGGAGCTGCGGCGCATCGCCGGCCTCAAGAGCGCCGATATCGAGTCCGTGCTCGGCTACCGGTACCTCGACGAGGCCGTGCACCGCGATGACCTGGCGGTGCTGTAG
- a CDS encoding helix-turn-helix transcriptional regulator: MDRTERLLDLVALFLDAREPISWAELREHFPADYMGISDDAAERKFERDKAELLELGFPLTYIQGDDERKDGYVVDRDAYYLPEVDLTKEELAVLYAAGSAALTSGAFPGRDDLSHALRKIGFFAGHALPTPRVRMELGSEQDGPQLAAHLEALWEACASHKWVQMSYASPKRPDLTERKVDPYGLVLRRGIWTLVGYCHLRQGVRTFHVHRIRTLKANTARPRTPDFEVPEGFAFDNHVASYPWQHRFHESVSARLRLTGELMARGAALFPGASVAPAEDGEGVLVELPVTFLDGLLRFCLQLGPECRVEAPEDARQRVKAMASSIVEKHAAREEVAA, from the coding sequence ATGGACCGTACCGAACGCCTCCTCGATCTCGTCGCGCTGTTCCTGGATGCTCGGGAACCAATCTCCTGGGCGGAGCTGCGTGAGCACTTCCCCGCCGACTACATGGGCATTTCCGATGATGCCGCCGAACGCAAGTTCGAGCGCGACAAGGCGGAGCTGCTCGAGCTGGGCTTCCCCCTCACCTACATCCAGGGAGATGACGAGCGGAAGGACGGCTACGTCGTCGACCGCGACGCCTACTACCTGCCCGAGGTGGACCTCACCAAGGAGGAGCTGGCCGTCCTCTACGCCGCGGGCAGCGCCGCGCTGACGTCCGGGGCCTTCCCCGGCCGCGACGACCTGTCCCACGCGCTGCGGAAGATCGGCTTCTTCGCGGGCCATGCGCTGCCCACCCCGCGCGTGCGCATGGAGCTGGGCTCGGAGCAGGATGGGCCGCAGCTCGCCGCGCACCTGGAGGCGCTCTGGGAAGCCTGCGCCTCGCACAAGTGGGTGCAGATGTCCTACGCCTCGCCCAAGCGGCCGGACCTCACGGAGCGCAAGGTGGACCCGTACGGCCTGGTGCTGCGCCGGGGCATCTGGACGCTGGTGGGCTACTGCCACCTGCGCCAGGGCGTGCGCACCTTCCACGTGCACCGCATCCGCACGCTCAAGGCGAACACCGCCCGGCCGCGCACCCCGGACTTCGAGGTGCCCGAGGGCTTCGCCTTCGACAACCACGTCGCCAGCTACCCCTGGCAGCACCGCTTCCACGAGAGCGTGAGCGCGCGCCTGCGCCTCACCGGCGAGCTGATGGCCCGCGGGGCCGCGCTCTTCCCGGGGGCCTCCGTGGCTCCGGCCGAGGACGGGGAGGGCGTGCTGGTGGAGCTGCCGGTGACGTTCCTGGATGGCCTGCTGCGCTTCTGCCTGCAACTGGGGCCGGAGTGCCGCGTGGAGGCGCCCGAGGATGCCCGGCAGCGGGTGAAGGCCATGGCCTCGAGCATCGTCGAGAAGCACGCGGCGCGTGAGGAGGTGGCGGCATGA
- a CDS encoding helix-turn-helix transcriptional regulator produces the protein MSVHERLRRLLFLVPFVSSRPGISVEELARALNVSREHLLEDLDLLTCVGRPPFNPDDYIDIYVENDRVYVDLDQRLSAPPRLTVGEASALAASAELLRPVAGDALRSAVEKLEGVLPPGAGERFREMYRKIDASVDAPQALGPLTQAIHERREVCFDYATPGRGAPESRRVRPHELLSHRGQWYLQAWDLNRQDDRLFRVDRMQALSITDATFQPREDARAEVPNPARTNAAVRVRFSKLVAPYVRERFGEDARLLADGGVEVRVAGDNERWLTQWVLSFGGEAEVLEPASARAAVARAAKAVLGV, from the coding sequence ATGAGCGTCCACGAGCGTCTTCGCCGTCTGCTGTTCCTCGTTCCCTTCGTCTCCTCGCGCCCCGGCATCTCCGTGGAGGAGCTGGCGCGCGCCCTCAACGTCAGCCGGGAGCACCTGCTGGAGGACCTGGATCTGCTCACCTGCGTGGGCCGGCCCCCCTTCAACCCGGACGACTACATCGACATCTACGTCGAGAACGACCGCGTCTACGTGGACCTCGACCAGCGCCTGTCCGCGCCGCCGCGGCTGACGGTGGGCGAGGCCTCGGCGCTGGCCGCCTCGGCGGAGCTGCTGCGCCCGGTGGCGGGAGATGCGCTGCGCAGCGCGGTGGAGAAGCTGGAGGGCGTGCTGCCTCCGGGCGCTGGCGAGCGCTTCCGGGAGATGTACCGGAAGATCGACGCCTCGGTGGACGCCCCGCAGGCGCTGGGGCCGCTCACCCAGGCCATCCACGAGCGGCGCGAGGTGTGCTTCGACTACGCCACCCCCGGCCGGGGTGCCCCCGAGTCGCGCCGCGTGCGGCCGCACGAGCTGCTCAGCCACCGGGGCCAGTGGTACCTCCAGGCGTGGGACCTCAACCGCCAGGACGACCGGCTCTTCCGGGTGGACCGGATGCAGGCCCTGTCCATCACCGACGCCACCTTCCAGCCCCGCGAGGACGCCCGGGCCGAGGTGCCCAACCCGGCCCGTACCAACGCGGCCGTCCGGGTGCGCTTCTCCAAGCTGGTGGCCCCCTACGTCCGGGAGCGCTTCGGCGAGGACGCCCGCCTGCTCGCGGATGGAGGGGTGGAAGTCCGGGTGGCGGGAGACAACGAGCGCTGGTTGACGCAGTGGGTGCTATCGTTCGGCGGCGAGGCCGAGGTGCTCGAGCCCGCTTCGGCCCGTGCGGCCGTGGCCCGTGCGGCGAAGGCCGTGCTAGGAGTCTGA
- a CDS encoding FHA domain-containing protein: MSFQLTIAEGKEAGKEFEFEQDSVLIGRVNECDVVLYDAGISRRHCRIFVEGGQHFVEDLGSSNGTQVNGKLVKEKQLLAEGDQLSLGPVVFVFRPVAADIVTDAGGVNPDSTRIVSVENVARQRNRGAALAPEGANEEELEEARLNTTRPIQALRTSTRPGTQPALPPGGASPRTSTRPNAPAAGPGALSRAPASAPAAAPRRPTSNAVARSAPAAQGGGLSAAERARIRRESPGLVAQARLFWADASLLVRNAIIALGVLSALGLVGVVYWLVLGGETKVTRGPEPTVLGSTPIDDSFGLGEGVMWENADQKIFEWEYTAATRALAIVHFQAHGISEGEVVVTINGVDLGKVPPDTLASQDRVLEIMIPSAQLKKGEVNRITFDNTKNPPGEDEWRIWNLWLEKVLLPEIPPEQLVEEARKAYTRGRKNMENKEVGARNRYEAWKSFREAWLLLEAHPEPKPDLYYESRERVKDTQTELDRVCAKLMLEVEGYVNQNNWQAASATLDHTREYFPGEYDQRCARMAEIRRADLGL, encoded by the coding sequence ATGAGCTTTCAGCTGACGATCGCCGAGGGCAAGGAGGCCGGGAAGGAGTTCGAGTTCGAGCAGGACTCCGTCCTCATCGGCCGCGTCAACGAGTGTGACGTCGTCCTGTATGACGCGGGCATCTCCCGCCGTCACTGCCGCATCTTCGTCGAAGGGGGCCAGCACTTCGTCGAGGACCTGGGCAGCTCCAACGGCACGCAGGTGAATGGCAAGCTGGTGAAGGAGAAGCAGCTGCTGGCGGAGGGCGATCAGCTGTCGCTCGGGCCGGTGGTCTTCGTCTTCAGGCCGGTGGCGGCGGACATCGTCACGGACGCGGGCGGCGTCAACCCCGACAGCACGCGCATCGTGTCCGTGGAGAACGTGGCGCGCCAGCGCAACCGCGGCGCGGCCCTGGCCCCCGAGGGCGCCAACGAGGAGGAGCTGGAGGAGGCGCGGCTCAACACCACCCGCCCCATCCAGGCCCTGCGCACCTCCACCCGTCCCGGGACGCAGCCCGCGCTGCCTCCGGGCGGCGCTTCCCCGCGCACCTCCACCCGTCCCAACGCTCCGGCCGCCGGGCCCGGTGCCCTGTCGCGTGCTCCGGCGTCGGCCCCCGCGGCCGCGCCCCGGCGCCCCACGTCCAACGCGGTGGCCCGGTCCGCTCCGGCGGCCCAGGGCGGAGGGCTGTCCGCCGCGGAGCGTGCCCGCATCCGGCGTGAGTCTCCGGGCCTGGTGGCTCAGGCCCGGCTCTTCTGGGCCGATGCGAGCCTCCTGGTGCGCAACGCCATCATCGCCCTGGGCGTGCTGAGCGCGCTGGGCCTGGTGGGCGTGGTGTACTGGCTGGTGCTCGGCGGTGAGACCAAGGTGACGCGCGGCCCCGAGCCCACCGTCCTCGGCTCCACGCCCATCGACGACTCGTTCGGTCTGGGCGAGGGCGTCATGTGGGAGAACGCGGACCAGAAGATCTTCGAGTGGGAGTACACCGCCGCCACCCGGGCCCTGGCCATCGTGCACTTCCAGGCGCACGGCATCTCCGAGGGCGAGGTGGTGGTGACGATCAACGGCGTGGATCTGGGCAAGGTGCCTCCGGACACGCTGGCCAGCCAGGATCGCGTGCTGGAGATCATGATCCCCTCGGCGCAGCTGAAGAAGGGCGAGGTCAACCGCATCACCTTCGACAACACGAAGAACCCGCCCGGCGAGGACGAGTGGCGCATCTGGAACCTCTGGCTGGAGAAGGTGCTGTTGCCGGAGATTCCGCCCGAGCAGCTCGTCGAGGAGGCGCGCAAGGCGTACACGCGCGGCCGCAAGAACATGGAGAACAAGGAGGTGGGCGCGCGCAACCGCTACGAGGCGTGGAAGTCCTTCCGCGAGGCGTGGTTGCTGCTGGAGGCCCACCCCGAGCCCAAGCCGGACCTCTATTACGAGTCGCGCGAGCGCGTGAAGGACACGCAGACGGAGCTGGACCGCGTCTGCGCCAAGCTCATGTTGGAGGTGGAGGGGTACGTCAACCAGAACAACTGGCAGGCGGCCTCGGCCACGCTGGACCACACGCGCGAGTACTTCCCGGGTGAGTACGACCAGCGCTGCGCGCGCATGGCGGAGATCCGCCGCGCCGACCTGGGGTTGTAG